A single region of the Diadema setosum chromosome 14, eeDiaSeto1, whole genome shotgun sequence genome encodes:
- the LOC140238147 gene encoding charged multivesicular body protein 5-like, with the protein MNRLFGKGKPKEPPASLQDCIANVDSRAGSIEKKISMLDAELKKYKDQMKRMRDGPAKNTVKQKALRVLKQRKMYESQLDNMRQQSFNMEQANFATQTLKDTKATVDAMKTGVKSMKKEFKKVNLDDIEDLQDEMEDMLEQANEVQETLSRSYATPDVDEDDLEAELEALGDDMLMDDDTSYLDEAVNAPAAPETVPGAESTQDGVPVDEFGLPQIAAT; encoded by the exons ATGAACAGATTATTCGGAAAGGGGAAACCCAAGGAGCCCCCTGCAAGTCTTCAGGACTGCATCGCTAAT GTTGACAGCAGAGCAGGTTCTATAGAGAAGAAGATCTCTATGCTAGATGCTGAACTCAAGAAATACAAAGATCAGATGAAAAGGATGAGAGATGGACCAGCGAAG AATACGGTCAAACAGAAAGCTCTCAGAGTCCTCAAGCAGAGGAAAAT GTATGAATCTCAATTAGATAACATGAGGCAGCAGTCTTTCAACATGGAGCAAGCCAACTTTGCCACTCAGACCCTGAAGGATACAAAGGCCACTGTTGATGCCATGAAGACGGGGGTCAAGAGCATGAAGAAAGAATTTAAGAAGGTCAACTTGGATGATATCGAG GACCTTCAAGATGAGATGGAAGACATGTTGGAGCAAGCCAATGAAGTCCAGGAAACCCTGTCTAGGAGTTATGCCACACCGGATGTGGATGAAGATGACTTGGAAGCAG AGTTGGAGGCCCTAGGAGATGACATGCTGATGGACGATGACACTTCCTACCTAGATGAAGCAGTCAATGCTCCGGCTGCCCCAGAGACAGTGCCTGGTGCAGAGTCAACACAG